In a single window of the Caulobacter soli genome:
- a CDS encoding surface-adhesin E family protein translates to MTNASAKRAPALVLLSLCGALAASGPAAAADWWYAGRGEDRVMLIDAASVQRNHGVLTYWNTQVIADGAQDGVRMIKSFMRADCAKARGGWAMIVRYDRDDRQMTVDSLAKPQLAAVTPDTLGQVELNFACATDEARREAGAFPLAIDARTFADALMGAPDPADPKDIHARLAGDPATPVVRSPAPGPETFGKRQTAKAGQPLVPPRDYAKGPDAPKAADYPPSTVGIVYDVVFQGIDAGEMRFEVRGYDVDDMIHPGSGQTEGFPVDLKTVHIRDLAISVDKVDADAITYRVKIEKEATPDVELDAKPARSR, encoded by the coding sequence ATGACCAACGCCTCCGCCAAGCGAGCGCCCGCCCTCGTGCTCCTGTCCCTCTGCGGCGCCCTGGCGGCGTCTGGGCCGGCCGCCGCCGCCGACTGGTGGTACGCCGGTCGCGGCGAGGATCGCGTCATGCTGATCGACGCGGCGTCCGTCCAGCGCAACCACGGCGTGCTGACCTATTGGAACACCCAGGTCATCGCCGACGGCGCTCAGGACGGTGTCCGGATGATCAAGAGCTTCATGCGCGCCGACTGCGCCAAGGCGCGGGGCGGCTGGGCGATGATCGTGCGTTATGATCGCGACGATCGTCAGATGACTGTCGACAGTCTGGCCAAGCCGCAGCTGGCGGCGGTGACGCCCGACACCCTGGGCCAGGTCGAGCTGAACTTCGCGTGCGCCACCGACGAGGCCCGGCGCGAAGCGGGCGCCTTTCCGCTGGCGATCGACGCGCGAACCTTCGCCGACGCCTTGATGGGCGCGCCCGATCCCGCCGACCCCAAAGACATTCACGCTCGCTTGGCCGGCGACCCGGCGACGCCGGTCGTGCGGTCTCCCGCGCCAGGACCGGAAACCTTCGGCAAGCGCCAGACGGCGAAGGCCGGCCAGCCCCTGGTCCCGCCGCGCGACTACGCCAAGGGACCGGACGCGCCCAAGGCCGCCGACTATCCGCCGTCGACCGTCGGCATCGTCTACGACGTCGTCTTCCAGGGGATCGATGCCGGCGAGATGCGGTTCGAGGTGCGGGGCTACGACGTCGACGACATGATCCACCCCGGCTCGGGCCAGACGGAAGGGTTCCCGGTCGATCTCAAGACGGTCCACATCCGTGACCTGGCCATCAGCGTCGACAAGGTCGACGCCGACGCCATCACCTATCGGGTGAAGATCGAGAAGGAAGCCACGCCGGACGTCGAGCTGGACGCCAAGCCTGCCCGTTCGCGGTGA
- a CDS encoding tyrosine phosphatase family protein, which produces MTLLVCPLSQVETARALHRPSHLISLLSPSSPAEAWPGADTGETCLRLAFHDIAEVREGLTPPDAALVARLLDFAADWDAKRPMLIHCWAGVSRSTAAAFIIACQRAPRRAEQDIAQALRRAAPYATPNPLLVSLADAALDRHGRMSAAVAEIGRGADTAEGALFELPTA; this is translated from the coding sequence ATGACCCTGCTGGTCTGCCCCCTCAGCCAGGTCGAGACGGCGCGGGCGCTGCATCGGCCCTCGCACCTGATCAGCCTTCTGTCGCCGAGCTCCCCCGCCGAGGCCTGGCCTGGAGCCGATACGGGCGAAACCTGCCTTCGCCTGGCTTTCCACGACATCGCCGAGGTCCGCGAAGGCCTGACGCCGCCCGATGCGGCGCTGGTGGCTAGACTACTGGACTTCGCGGCGGACTGGGACGCGAAGCGGCCAATGCTCATCCATTGCTGGGCCGGCGTCAGCCGCTCGACGGCGGCGGCCTTCATCATCGCTTGCCAGCGCGCCCCGAGACGCGCCGAGCAAGACATCGCCCAGGCCCTGCGCCGAGCCGCGCCTTACGCCACGCCCAATCCGCTGCTGGTCAGCCTGGCCGATGCGGCCCTGGACCGGCATGGGCGAATGTCGGCGGCCGTGGCCGAGATCGGACGCGGGGCCGACACCGCCGAAGGCGCGTTGTTCGAATTACCGACGGCTTGA
- the cbiB gene encoding adenosylcobinamide-phosphate synthase CbiB: MAETAPWPWVVALALGLEAALGYPAALNRLVGHPVAWPAAMIEMLERRWNRPTASDRRRRLLGVVLVVLLVVASVLLGEAVQRFLGPSLPALAIVALIATTGLAQRSLHDHVVAVLSPLEAGDLPTARAAVAMIVGRDTDQLDAEGVAAAALESLAESFNDGVVAPAFWLLIGGLPGLFAYKSVNTADSLVGHMEPRWRMFGWASARTDDLMNLIPARAAGALIVLAGAKTLASGWRILRRDARLHASPNAGWPEAAMAGALGVRLGGEARYDGVTTARPTFGDGPRPTPADLARGLRLYRRACLLLWLIPLAIGLIAALAR, encoded by the coding sequence GTGGCTGAGACGGCGCCCTGGCCGTGGGTGGTGGCCCTGGCCCTGGGCCTGGAAGCGGCGCTCGGCTATCCGGCCGCGTTGAACCGCCTGGTCGGACATCCCGTGGCCTGGCCGGCGGCGATGATCGAGATGCTGGAACGGCGTTGGAACCGGCCGACGGCGTCCGATCGGCGCCGACGTCTGCTGGGCGTGGTTCTGGTCGTGCTGCTGGTCGTCGCCTCGGTCCTGCTGGGCGAGGCCGTGCAACGGTTCCTGGGTCCGAGCCTGCCGGCGCTGGCGATCGTCGCCCTGATCGCGACGACCGGCCTGGCCCAACGCAGCCTGCATGATCACGTCGTGGCCGTGCTGTCGCCGCTGGAGGCCGGCGACTTGCCGACCGCCCGCGCGGCGGTGGCGATGATCGTCGGCCGCGACACCGATCAACTCGACGCCGAGGGCGTGGCGGCCGCTGCTCTGGAGAGCCTGGCCGAGAGCTTCAACGACGGCGTCGTCGCCCCGGCCTTCTGGCTGCTGATCGGCGGCCTGCCGGGCCTGTTCGCCTACAAGAGCGTCAACACCGCCGACAGCCTGGTCGGCCACATGGAACCGCGCTGGCGGATGTTCGGCTGGGCGTCGGCGCGGACCGACGACCTGATGAACCTGATCCCCGCGCGAGCGGCGGGCGCGCTGATCGTCCTGGCCGGAGCCAAGACCCTGGCGAGCGGCTGGCGGATCCTGCGCCGCGACGCGCGCCTGCACGCCTCGCCCAACGCCGGCTGGCCCGAGGCGGCCATGGCCGGCGCGCTAGGTGTCCGGCTGGGCGGCGAAGCCCGCTACGACGGCGTGACCACCGCCCGACCGACCTTCGGCGACGGACCGCGCCCCACCCCCGCCGACCTGGCGCGCGGCCTTCGCCTCTATCGCCGCGCCTGCCTGCTGCTCTGGCTGATCCCCCTTGCCATCGGCCTGATCGCCGCCCTCGCCCGATGA
- the cobT gene encoding nicotinate-nucleotide--dimethylbenzimidazole phosphoribosyltransferase has protein sequence MLALSALQAAIQPVDATLEPALRAKLDGKAKPPGSLGRLEDLAVRIGLIQNRLDPRIGRTDLYVFAGDHGLTHEGVSAYPASVTAAMVGLFLSGRSSVSALAKATDVQVRVVDAGVDADLPEHPDLIAAKIRRGSRNAAREPALTPDEVLTALAKGADIARAAAADGADVIALGEMGIGNSSSAALIMHRLAPASLDDCVGQGTGHDAEGMARKRAGIVRAAERSDASAPLDVLAQFGGYEIAMMAGAVLGAASMRRVVLVDGFISTAAALAAIRLAPTALDYCVFAHGSAERGHPAMLQALGVRPLLDLELRLGEGTGAALAAPLLAAGANLLTDVAALADVLAGPG, from the coding sequence ATGCTCGCCCTTTCCGCTCTCCAGGCCGCCATTCAGCCCGTCGACGCCACGCTCGAGCCGGCCTTGCGAGCCAAGCTGGACGGCAAGGCCAAGCCGCCCGGTTCGCTGGGCCGGCTGGAGGACCTGGCCGTGCGGATCGGCCTGATCCAGAACCGCCTGGACCCGCGCATCGGCCGCACCGACCTCTATGTGTTCGCCGGCGACCACGGCCTGACCCACGAAGGCGTCTCGGCCTATCCGGCCAGCGTCACCGCCGCGATGGTGGGTCTGTTCCTGTCGGGCCGCTCCAGCGTCAGCGCCCTGGCCAAGGCCACCGACGTCCAGGTGCGCGTGGTTGACGCCGGAGTGGACGCCGACCTGCCCGAGCACCCCGACCTGATCGCGGCCAAGATCCGGCGCGGCAGCCGCAACGCCGCTCGCGAGCCGGCCCTGACCCCGGACGAGGTGCTGACCGCCCTCGCCAAGGGCGCCGACATCGCCCGCGCGGCCGCCGCCGACGGCGCCGACGTCATCGCCCTGGGCGAGATGGGCATCGGCAACAGCTCATCCGCCGCCCTGATCATGCACCGCCTGGCCCCCGCCTCGCTCGACGACTGCGTCGGCCAGGGCACGGGACACGACGCCGAGGGCATGGCCCGCAAGCGCGCCGGGATCGTCCGCGCGGCCGAGCGGTCGGACGCGAGCGCGCCGCTGGACGTGCTGGCCCAGTTCGGCGGCTACGAGATCGCCATGATGGCCGGCGCGGTGCTGGGCGCGGCGTCGATGCGGCGCGTGGTGCTGGTCGACGGCTTCATCAGCACGGCCGCCGCCCTGGCCGCTATCCGCCTGGCGCCCACCGCCCTCGACTATTGCGTGTTCGCCCATGGCTCGGCCGAGCGCGGCCATCCGGCGATGCTCCAGGCCCTGGGCGTGCGGCCGCTGCTGGACCTGGAGCTGCGGCTGGGCGAAGGCACCGGCGCGGCCCTGGCCGCGCCCCTGCTGGCGGCGGGCGCCAACCTGCTGACCGACGTCGCCGCCCTGGCCGACGTCCTGGCCGGACCGGGCTGA
- the cobS gene encoding adenosylcobinamide-GDP ribazoletransferase, which yields MPRQLKLFFCALQFLTRLPAPSFADFQPDWITRAARYYPLVGILVGAIGAAVLLAAGQLWTGVLPALLAVAAGVLVTGGFHEDGLADTADGLGGGQTPARRLEIMKDSRVGTYGVLALGLALAIKVAALATLPLATAALALVAAHGAGRVAAVTIMVLERHVSDRDDAKYKPAPDGVRPYELLIAAVLGLWPLALLGWPGLVGAAVGAVLAATLALTARRLIGGYTGDVLGGVEQVCELGVLLGVSAMLATR from the coding sequence ATGCCCCGCCAGCTGAAGCTGTTCTTCTGCGCGCTGCAGTTCCTGACCCGCCTGCCGGCGCCGTCCTTCGCCGACTTCCAGCCGGACTGGATCACCCGCGCCGCCCGCTACTATCCGCTGGTCGGGATCCTGGTCGGCGCGATCGGCGCCGCCGTGCTGCTGGCGGCGGGACAGCTGTGGACCGGCGTGCTGCCGGCCCTGCTGGCGGTCGCGGCGGGCGTGCTGGTCACCGGCGGCTTCCACGAAGACGGCCTGGCCGACACCGCCGACGGCCTGGGCGGCGGCCAGACCCCGGCGCGGCGGCTGGAGATCATGAAAGACAGCCGGGTCGGGACCTACGGCGTCCTGGCCCTGGGCCTGGCGCTGGCGATCAAGGTGGCCGCCCTTGCCACCCTGCCCCTGGCCACCGCCGCCCTGGCCCTGGTCGCCGCCCACGGCGCCGGCCGCGTCGCGGCCGTGACGATCATGGTGCTGGAACGCCATGTCAGCGACCGCGACGACGCCAAATACAAGCCCGCGCCCGACGGCGTGCGCCCCTACGAGCTGCTGATCGCGGCCGTGCTGGGCCTATGGCCGCTGGCCTTGCTGGGCTGGCCCGGCCTGGTCGGCGCGGCGGTCGGCGCGGTCCTGGCGGCGACTCTGGCCCTGACCGCCCGGCGGCTGATCGGCGGCTATACGGGCGACGTGCTGGGCGGCGTCGAGCAGGTTTGCGAACTGGGTGTCCTGCTGGGCGTCTCGGCCATGCTGGCGACGCGATGA
- a CDS encoding ABC transporter ATP-binding protein, which produces MSDLVAENLTVALGGQTVLAGVGARFRSGEVTAIVGPNGAGKSTLLTCLAGLRKPDVGQVTLGDGPILALPHRQRARRIGFLPQTPEIAWAVNVETLVGLGRTPHSGARGLSDADHAAVQAALVRTGLTGLAHRDVTTLSGGERARALLARVLAGEPNWLLADEPLAELDPGHQLDTVDLLRAFAAERRQGVVMTLHDLGVALRLADRVLVLREGALIADATPLEALTPEVLERAYGVKAAIVAGASGPLIELIGRSGG; this is translated from the coding sequence ATGAGCGATCTCGTCGCCGAAAACCTGACCGTCGCCCTGGGCGGCCAGACCGTGCTGGCCGGGGTCGGGGCGCGCTTCCGCTCCGGCGAGGTCACCGCCATCGTCGGCCCCAACGGCGCGGGCAAGTCGACCCTGCTGACCTGCCTGGCCGGTCTTCGCAAGCCGGACGTCGGCCAGGTCACCCTGGGCGATGGACCGATCCTGGCCCTGCCGCATCGCCAACGCGCCCGCCGGATCGGCTTCCTGCCCCAGACGCCGGAGATCGCCTGGGCGGTAAACGTCGAGACCCTGGTCGGCCTGGGCCGCACCCCGCATAGCGGCGCGCGCGGCCTCAGCGACGCCGACCACGCCGCCGTGCAGGCGGCTCTGGTCCGCACCGGCCTGACCGGCCTGGCGCATCGCGACGTCACCACCCTGTCGGGCGGCGAACGGGCCCGCGCCCTGCTGGCCCGGGTTCTGGCGGGCGAACCGAACTGGCTGCTGGCCGACGAACCGCTGGCGGAGCTGGATCCCGGCCACCAGCTGGACACCGTCGACCTGCTGCGCGCCTTCGCGGCCGAACGCCGCCAGGGCGTGGTGATGACCCTGCATGACCTGGGCGTGGCCCTGCGCCTGGCCGACCGGGTGCTGGTGTTGCGGGAGGGCGCCCTGATCGCCGACGCCACGCCGCTGGAAGCCCTGACGCCCGAGGTGCTGGAGCGCGCCTATGGCGTGAAGGCGGCCATCGTGGCCGGCGCGTCCGGGCCGCTGATCGAGCTGATCGGGCGTTCGGGTGGCTGA